From Haloarcula hispanica ATCC 33960, the proteins below share one genomic window:
- a CDS encoding DUF7001 family protein translates to MESVTLYRAPTTVADADAIADWLDARVDATVSVRDRFLASHGDSALAESFAEARVLSPYDRETGNTMLGIVRYEERALDSPERAGGVIYDGLAVQRALGDRLPDAERSLDHLHVPLLDRVVGTWGDHDGRWHKRVNVLGQPAVVSVPGLYEAPAKPEQYYKEQQKHALFGGGAPPREVLENEVEGEFLVEDDPRTTEAIKGYVLQAYHYLDTGEAFCDEETCRLHNPHRQPGVVTAQLREPEFCPRHAGRYRR, encoded by the coding sequence ATGGAGTCTGTCACACTGTATCGCGCGCCGACCACTGTCGCCGATGCTGACGCTATCGCCGACTGGCTGGACGCCCGTGTCGATGCGACTGTCTCTGTCCGCGACCGGTTTCTCGCCAGCCACGGCGATTCGGCCCTGGCGGAGTCGTTCGCCGAGGCGCGCGTGCTCTCGCCCTATGACCGCGAGACCGGCAACACGATGCTGGGTATCGTTCGCTACGAGGAGCGCGCCCTCGACTCGCCCGAGCGGGCCGGCGGCGTCATCTACGACGGCCTGGCGGTCCAGCGCGCCCTCGGCGACCGACTGCCCGACGCCGAGCGCTCGCTCGACCACCTCCACGTCCCGCTGCTGGACCGCGTCGTTGGCACCTGGGGCGACCACGACGGCCGCTGGCACAAGCGCGTGAACGTCCTCGGTCAGCCCGCTGTCGTCTCGGTGCCGGGACTCTACGAGGCCCCCGCAAAGCCCGAACAGTACTACAAGGAACAGCAGAAACACGCCCTGTTCGGGGGCGGCGCACCGCCCCGAGAAGTGCTGGAAAACGAAGTCGAGGGCGAGTTCCTCGTCGAGGACGACCCGCGGACGACCGAGGCTATCAAGGGGTACGTTCTGCAGGCGTACCACTACCTCGACACGGGCGAGGCGTTCTGTGACGAGGAGACCTGCCGGCTCCACAATCCTCACCGCCAGCCCGGCGTCGTCACCGCGCAGCTACGTGAACCCGAGTTCTGTCCCCGCCACGCCGGGCGCTATCGGCGCTAG
- a CDS encoding ABC transporter ATP-binding protein has product MTKPKQRRVANDPDRPAAVSTAAIRVDGLRVTYADGTTAVRDVSLTVPRGEFFGFLGPNGAGKTTAVKVLVTLLEPTEGEVVVNGHDATAAQTAVRETIGYMAQDVSVDAELTARENVAFACEAYGVPRGRRAERIEELLELADLGDVADTPAKRFSGGMKKRLDAVTALVHDPDLVFLDEPTTGMDPKARNRLWDHFRRLNETGTTIFLTTQYLEEADALCDRVAVLRDGRIAATGSPAELKRRVGGQILEVDVDGGRETAETAADVAREGTRFGPDATVETVDDTVRVTTTDAAERGTDYLLALREAGVAVTGFDVDEPTLDDVFFAIADGRTDGFTAGDDGETGPGPSGGTR; this is encoded by the coding sequence ATGACGAAACCGAAACAGCGACGTGTCGCGAACGATCCCGACCGGCCGGCCGCCGTGTCGACGGCGGCGATACGCGTCGACGGCCTCCGCGTCACCTACGCGGACGGAACGACGGCCGTCCGGGACGTGTCGCTCACCGTCCCTCGCGGTGAGTTCTTCGGGTTCCTCGGGCCGAACGGTGCTGGCAAGACGACCGCGGTAAAGGTGTTGGTGACGCTGCTGGAACCGACCGAGGGCGAAGTCGTCGTCAACGGTCACGACGCGACCGCGGCGCAGACGGCGGTCAGGGAGACCATCGGATACATGGCACAGGACGTGAGTGTCGACGCGGAACTGACCGCGCGGGAGAACGTCGCGTTCGCCTGCGAGGCCTACGGCGTCCCGCGTGGTCGGCGAGCAGAGCGAATCGAGGAACTGCTCGAACTCGCGGACCTCGGTGACGTCGCCGACACGCCCGCCAAACGGTTCTCCGGCGGGATGAAGAAGCGACTCGACGCCGTGACGGCCCTCGTCCACGACCCGGACCTCGTCTTCCTCGACGAACCGACGACAGGGATGGACCCGAAGGCACGAAACCGCCTGTGGGACCACTTCCGCCGGCTCAACGAGACGGGGACCACGATATTCCTCACGACCCAGTATCTCGAAGAAGCCGACGCGCTCTGTGACCGCGTCGCCGTCCTCCGGGACGGCCGCATCGCCGCGACGGGGTCGCCCGCCGAACTGAAGCGCCGCGTCGGCGGTCAGATCCTCGAAGTCGACGTGGACGGCGGCCGTGAGACCGCCGAAACGGCGGCCGACGTGGCCCGCGAGGGAACGCGCTTCGGTCCGGACGCGACGGTCGAAACCGTCGACGACACGGTTCGGGTGACGACGACGGACGCCGCCGAGCGCGGCACGGACTACCTGCTTGCGCTCCGCGAGGCGGGCGTTGCCGTGACCGGGTTCGACGTGGACGAACCGACGCTCGACGACGTTTTCTTCGCCATCGCGGACGGGCGAACCGACGGCTTCACCGCTGGGGACGACGGCGAAACCGGGCCGGGGCCGTCCGGAGGGACACGATGA
- a CDS encoding YIP1 family protein: protein MAEHTPEMPSIIRTFLLRPGAFFEQRRDRLNGLRGGGLALGIAVVVTIVLGVALRLFADQFTGTVERDNPARPPEQLCEDGGVGGITVSGCDEPATQTVEVGSFIWDYATRALPRLFFGLIIAWIGLMIGLYVGAKLAGGSGRFGETAEITAWGLLPSVVGVAAGGAALVFFAATTDLSASSPELLLEQVRRLQNGLSGLVFLAIQVGTAAWQAYVWAGGLRVVHEISRYAAVAIAVIAATLPVIAS from the coding sequence GTGGCCGAGCACACCCCGGAGATGCCCTCCATCATCCGAACGTTCCTCCTGCGACCGGGCGCGTTCTTCGAACAGCGACGTGACCGGCTGAACGGACTCCGTGGCGGCGGCCTCGCTCTCGGCATCGCTGTCGTCGTCACAATCGTTCTCGGAGTCGCGCTCCGGCTGTTCGCTGACCAGTTCACCGGCACCGTCGAGCGAGACAACCCCGCACGGCCGCCGGAACAGCTGTGCGAAGACGGCGGCGTCGGCGGAATAACCGTGTCCGGCTGTGACGAACCGGCGACACAGACCGTCGAAGTCGGGTCGTTCATCTGGGACTACGCGACTAGGGCCCTTCCAAGACTGTTTTTCGGCTTGATTATCGCCTGGATCGGACTGATGATCGGGCTGTATGTCGGCGCAAAGCTAGCCGGCGGCTCCGGGCGGTTCGGCGAGACGGCAGAGATCACCGCCTGGGGACTGCTCCCGTCCGTTGTCGGCGTTGCCGCTGGCGGTGCTGCACTCGTCTTCTTCGCTGCCACCACCGACCTCTCCGCGTCCTCGCCGGAGCTCCTACTCGAACAGGTACGGCGTCTACAGAACGGCCTCTCCGGACTCGTATTTCTCGCAATACAGGTCGGGACAGCGGCCTGGCAGGCGTACGTCTGGGCTGGCGGCCTCCGGGTCGTCCACGAGATCAGCAGGTACGCGGCAGTCGCCATCGCCGTCATCGCCGCGACGCTCCCCGTGATTGCCTCCTGA
- the dcd gene encoding dCTP deaminase, producing MILSDADILRRLEQGDLVVEPLDDPDIQIQPASVDLRLGREFLEFQHANIPCIHPNSEDEVADYVEETVVEEDEEFILHPGDFVLGTTHERVAIPDDLIAHVEGRSSLGRLAIVVHATAGLCDPGYEGQITLELSNLGTAPVALTPGMRISQLTFTELKTPADRPYGAERGSKYQGQSGPQASKIQGDREFGGDQ from the coding sequence ATGATACTCTCAGATGCGGATATTCTCCGGCGGCTGGAACAGGGAGACCTCGTCGTCGAACCGCTCGACGACCCGGACATCCAGATTCAGCCGGCCAGCGTCGACCTCCGTCTCGGTCGTGAGTTCCTGGAGTTCCAGCACGCCAACATCCCCTGTATCCACCCGAACTCCGAGGACGAAGTCGCCGACTACGTCGAGGAGACTGTCGTCGAGGAAGACGAGGAGTTCATCCTCCACCCCGGCGACTTCGTGCTGGGGACGACCCACGAGCGCGTCGCCATCCCCGACGACCTCATCGCCCACGTCGAAGGGCGCTCCTCGCTGGGCCGACTTGCGATTGTGGTACACGCGACGGCCGGCCTGTGTGACCCCGGCTACGAGGGCCAGATTACCCTCGAACTGTCGAACCTCGGCACTGCGCCCGTTGCGCTCACGCCCGGAATGCGAATCTCGCAGCTCACCTTTACCGAACTCAAGACACCCGCCGACCGCCCGTATGGGGCCGAACGCGGCTCGAAGTACCAGGGCCAGTCCGGACCGCAGGCGAGCAAGATACAGGGAGATAGAGAATTCGGGGGCGACCAATGA
- the pth2 gene encoding peptidyl-tRNA hydrolase Pth2, with product MKQAIVARADIGMGEGKLAAQVAHASLSAYEDAGPKPRKAWKGAGQKKVVLKVTSESELFELADVAEREGLPHAVVRDAGHTQLDPGTVTALAVGPAEDELVDRVTGDLPLF from the coding sequence ATGAAGCAGGCTATCGTCGCGCGGGCCGACATCGGCATGGGCGAGGGCAAGCTCGCCGCCCAGGTTGCCCACGCCTCGCTGTCGGCCTACGAGGACGCCGGCCCGAAACCCCGCAAAGCCTGGAAGGGCGCGGGGCAGAAGAAAGTCGTCCTGAAGGTCACCAGCGAGTCCGAGCTGTTCGAACTCGCGGACGTGGCCGAGCGCGAAGGCCTGCCGCATGCGGTCGTCCGAGACGCCGGCCACACACAGCTCGACCCGGGGACTGTCACGGCACTCGCCGTCGGCCCCGCCGAGGACGAGCTGGTGGACCGCGTCACCGGCGACCTGCCGCTGTTCTGA
- a CDS encoding methyltransferase domain-containing protein, with translation MTDAQSFYGRWARVYDWVANAPGVASWRDRTADALALSPGDTVVEMGCGTGANVPALRERVGPSGRVVGIDVTRAMLDRARERPARTGETVHYVQADAARPPVRAADAVLATFVAGIFEDPASAVDAWCDSVGPGGRVALLNFQRSPSALAAPLNLAFEGFVRLSAPGTRLSRQSHASAFERRVRAARERLTERTVARRYETMAGGFVGLLSGTVA, from the coding sequence GTGACCGACGCGCAATCATTCTACGGCCGGTGGGCGCGAGTGTACGACTGGGTAGCGAATGCCCCCGGCGTGGCGTCCTGGCGCGACCGGACGGCGGACGCGCTGGCGCTCTCGCCCGGCGATACCGTCGTCGAAATGGGCTGTGGGACCGGGGCGAACGTGCCGGCCCTCCGCGAGCGAGTCGGGCCGTCGGGTCGGGTCGTCGGCATCGATGTGACCCGAGCGATGCTCGACCGCGCACGCGAACGGCCCGCGAGAACCGGCGAGACCGTTCATTACGTGCAGGCCGACGCCGCCCGCCCGCCAGTTCGAGCGGCGGATGCCGTCCTGGCGACATTCGTTGCCGGTATCTTCGAAGACCCCGCTTCGGCCGTCGACGCGTGGTGTGACAGCGTTGGCCCGGGCGGCCGTGTCGCCCTGCTGAACTTCCAGCGAAGCCCCAGCGCTCTCGCCGCACCGTTGAACCTCGCGTTCGAGGGGTTCGTCCGCCTCTCCGCGCCGGGAACGCGCCTGTCAAGACAGTCACACGCCAGCGCGTTCGAGCGACGGGTGCGGGCGGCCCGCGAACGGCTCACCGAGCGGACGGTTGCGCGCCGCTACGAGACGATGGCCGGCGGGTTCGTCGGCCTGCTCAGCGGGACCGTCGCGTAG
- the psmA gene encoding archaeal proteasome endopeptidase complex subunit alpha, with protein MQGNEQQAYDRGITIFSPDGRLYQVEYAREAVKRGTASVGVRTEDGVVIAADRHARSPLIERDSIEKIHEIDSHVGVASAGHVADARQLIDVARRQAQVNRLRYDEPASVESLTKEITDYIQQYTQTGGARPFGVALLVAGIEDGEPRLFETDPSGTPYEWQAVAIGGSREDIQTFLEDEYAEEMDLEAGIELALRALASVNEDGLDATGVDIATIDVESEQFEKLAEDDIAERLEEFELGGEN; from the coding sequence ATGCAAGGAAACGAACAACAGGCCTACGACCGCGGGATTACCATCTTCTCCCCGGACGGACGCCTCTATCAGGTCGAGTACGCACGAGAAGCCGTCAAGCGCGGAACCGCGAGCGTCGGGGTCCGCACCGAGGACGGCGTGGTCATCGCCGCTGACCGCCACGCCCGGTCCCCGCTCATCGAGCGCGACAGCATCGAGAAGATCCACGAGATCGATTCTCACGTCGGCGTCGCCAGCGCGGGCCACGTGGCCGACGCGCGCCAGCTCATCGACGTGGCGCGCCGCCAAGCCCAGGTCAACCGTCTGCGCTACGACGAGCCCGCCTCCGTCGAGTCGCTGACGAAGGAGATTACGGACTACATCCAGCAGTACACCCAGACCGGCGGCGCACGCCCGTTCGGTGTGGCGCTACTCGTCGCCGGTATCGAGGACGGCGAACCCCGGCTGTTCGAGACAGACCCCTCGGGAACGCCCTACGAGTGGCAGGCAGTCGCCATCGGCGGCTCCCGCGAGGACATCCAGACGTTCCTCGAAGACGAGTACGCCGAGGAGATGGACCTCGAAGCCGGCATCGAACTCGCGCTCCGGGCGCTGGCCTCGGTCAACGAGGACGGCCTCGACGCGACCGGCGTCGACATCGCCACCATCGACGTGGAAAGCGAGCAGTTCGAAAAGCTCGCCGAGGACGACATCGCCGAGCGCCTGGAAGAGTTCGAACTCGGAGGTGAGAACTGA
- a CDS encoding universal stress protein: protein MQTFVLATNSETVSQTLCSYLEDVLDPDDSVYAVNSQPGGDRTPPDAVADGKAALEVVSDRLGDQVSVETYQIIRGNSPAEDIFDIAEEVDADELVIGVRKRSQTDRLIFGSVAQDIMRQSNYPMRVVPRE from the coding sequence ATGCAGACTTTCGTGCTCGCAACCAATTCCGAGACAGTCAGCCAGACACTGTGTTCATACCTCGAAGACGTCCTCGACCCGGACGACAGCGTATACGCGGTCAACTCACAACCGGGCGGAGACAGGACGCCACCGGATGCGGTTGCCGACGGGAAGGCCGCACTCGAAGTCGTCTCGGACCGTCTGGGCGACCAGGTGTCCGTCGAGACCTACCAGATAATCCGGGGGAACAGCCCGGCTGAAGATATCTTCGACATCGCCGAAGAGGTCGATGCCGACGAACTCGTCATCGGCGTCCGCAAGCGGAGCCAGACCGACCGGCTCATCTTCGGGAGCGTCGCCCAAGATATCATGCGGCAGTCGAACTACCCAATGCGGGTCGTGCCGCGGGAGTAG
- a CDS encoding class I SAM-dependent methyltransferase, which yields MADAFEVQEEFRFLGRTFAEYCRLFGLDPSSLGGHSVLDCPGGPGSFTAVASTLANSVVAVDPMYGRTVTDLQTICHDAVEQTVAQLQAQREAFVWSEYGNPATRGRYLRAAAERFLADYARHPGRYVQAGLPELPFESDAFDIVLSANLLFLYDDRLDEQFHADAMLELARVARTEVRVFPLHSLDGSRSAFVDPVRNRVEDAGLTTRFESVPYEFQPGATEALVVTDPAQWV from the coding sequence ATGGCAGACGCATTTGAAGTACAAGAGGAGTTCCGGTTCCTCGGCCGAACGTTTGCGGAGTACTGTCGGCTGTTCGGGCTGGACCCGTCGTCGCTCGGGGGCCACTCGGTGCTGGACTGTCCGGGCGGGCCGGGGTCGTTCACCGCTGTCGCGAGCACGCTGGCCAACAGCGTGGTCGCAGTCGATCCGATGTACGGCCGGACGGTCACTGACCTACAAACAATCTGTCATGACGCCGTCGAACAGACGGTGGCCCAACTGCAGGCACAACGCGAGGCCTTCGTCTGGAGCGAGTACGGCAACCCGGCGACACGGGGCCGGTATCTCAGGGCGGCCGCCGAGCGGTTTCTGGCAGACTACGCGCGACATCCCGGCCGGTACGTCCAGGCTGGCCTGCCCGAGCTCCCTTTCGAGTCGGACGCGTTCGATATTGTGCTGTCGGCGAATCTCCTCTTTCTCTACGATGACCGTCTGGACGAGCAGTTTCACGCTGACGCGATGCTGGAACTGGCCCGCGTCGCCCGCACCGAGGTCCGGGTGTTTCCGCTGCACTCCCTAGATGGCAGTCGCTCGGCGTTCGTCGACCCTGTCCGCAACCGAGTCGAAGACGCGGGCCTCACGACCCGCTTCGAGTCGGTTCCCTACGAGTTCCAGCCCGGCGCGACCGAGGCGCTGGTGGTGACAGACCCCGCCCAGTGGGTATGA
- a CDS encoding HTH domain-containing protein → MSEKMQRTTDQSAEESATRAFTVQLWSRRPVCGPRTTAIDRFTELNAAGVIDEFTVQTWPEEVPMAQEQGHGDVLATVDRYEQWAEEHGLSLRPPFETRTSSLLVGGSTEVLRLPMLVAAAYADDDLVGVYPCTDDGTTWSVMDLIDALTEESPELPHETGS, encoded by the coding sequence ATGTCTGAAAAGATGCAGCGGACCACCGACCAGAGCGCCGAGGAGTCAGCCACCCGGGCGTTTACCGTCCAGCTCTGGAGCAGGCGGCCGGTCTGTGGGCCGCGAACAACGGCTATTGACCGATTTACCGAACTCAACGCGGCCGGGGTCATCGACGAGTTCACCGTACAGACCTGGCCCGAGGAGGTTCCGATGGCACAGGAGCAGGGCCACGGTGACGTGCTGGCCACCGTCGACCGGTACGAACAGTGGGCCGAGGAACACGGACTGAGTCTCCGACCGCCGTTCGAAACGCGAACGTCTTCGTTGCTGGTCGGCGGGAGTACAGAGGTGCTCCGACTGCCGATGCTTGTCGCCGCCGCCTACGCTGACGATGACCTCGTCGGGGTGTACCCATGTACCGACGACGGAACGACGTGGTCGGTCATGGACCTCATCGACGCCCTCACCGAAGAGAGTCCAGAACTCCCCCACGAAACAGGATCGTAG
- a CDS encoding helix-turn-helix domain-containing protein, translating into MKHLRVTARIPPDYAPEFFDLLANDPEIEESRIVDWNRTPEGCDTVLFAIDGDATRFVDRAPSTPGVESVTLSGAKRRRTYALVENRPLSMPMFDAIHDASTRLGIVVLKPLIYRDGTVSCRVVGEAGPLQDALDDAPAPIDVRLDSISAVSDGLARPSSKLSERQREAVRTALALGYYDRPRGATHEDVAAELGCAPATVSDHLQRAEAKLVRAVMDDFGPTV; encoded by the coding sequence ATGAAACACCTCCGGGTCACCGCTCGCATACCGCCCGACTACGCGCCGGAGTTCTTCGACCTGCTGGCGAACGACCCCGAAATCGAGGAGTCGCGCATCGTCGACTGGAACCGCACCCCCGAAGGGTGTGATACCGTGCTGTTCGCCATCGACGGCGACGCGACCCGGTTCGTCGACCGCGCGCCCTCGACGCCCGGCGTCGAATCGGTGACGCTCTCGGGGGCCAAGCGGCGACGGACGTACGCACTCGTCGAGAATCGGCCGCTGTCGATGCCGATGTTCGACGCGATACACGACGCCAGCACTCGGCTCGGTATCGTCGTTCTCAAGCCGCTCATCTATCGCGACGGCACGGTCTCCTGTCGCGTGGTCGGCGAAGCGGGGCCGCTGCAGGATGCCCTCGACGACGCGCCAGCGCCCATCGACGTCCGGCTGGACAGCATCAGCGCCGTCAGCGACGGCCTAGCGCGACCGTCGTCCAAACTCAGCGAGCGTCAGCGCGAGGCCGTGAGGACGGCCCTCGCTCTGGGATATTACGACCGGCCTCGCGGTGCGACCCACGAGGACGTGGCCGCCGAGCTGGGGTGTGCCCCCGCGACGGTCAGCGACCACCTCCAGCGCGCCGAGGCGAAACTCGTCCGCGCCGTCATGGACGACTTCGGTCCGACGGTCTAG
- a CDS encoding ABC transporter permease — MSSAGVDAGPSRSAGNSLVGDIWVNFKRWTRKAIRNPTVVFLELFMAVFSLLMFTAVFGDVGTLALERAGFEGVGYLPFVLPAAVVQVSMSSSLSSGLGLVEDLQTGMFEKVTVSPMRWTAVFAGKAAAELFRLVCYVFVIFGLGLAMGATVETGLVGLFGIVLVCVLFALWYMALSNAVAVATRDEETLDAVGNLLLFPLLFLSSAFLPASSLPESVQVVATVNPVTYGVDAIRALVLGRDVLTVVEVTAFGGVYDTLVPALAVLCALDVVFGAVSVWLMGRATGSEVA, encoded by the coding sequence ATGAGTTCCGCGGGCGTCGACGCCGGTCCGTCGCGGTCGGCCGGAAACTCCCTCGTCGGAGACATCTGGGTCAATTTCAAGCGGTGGACCCGGAAGGCGATTCGGAATCCGACCGTCGTCTTTCTCGAACTCTTCATGGCGGTGTTCTCCCTGCTGATGTTCACGGCCGTCTTCGGCGACGTCGGCACTCTCGCTCTCGAACGGGCCGGATTCGAGGGCGTCGGCTACCTCCCCTTCGTCCTCCCCGCGGCCGTCGTCCAGGTGTCGATGTCGTCGTCGCTCTCCTCCGGCCTCGGACTGGTCGAGGACCTCCAGACGGGGATGTTCGAGAAGGTGACCGTCTCGCCGATGCGCTGGACCGCCGTCTTCGCCGGCAAGGCCGCCGCCGAACTGTTCCGCCTCGTCTGTTACGTGTTCGTCATCTTCGGCCTCGGGCTGGCGATGGGCGCCACCGTCGAGACCGGACTCGTGGGGCTGTTCGGCATCGTCCTCGTCTGTGTCCTCTTCGCGCTCTGGTACATGGCGCTCTCGAACGCCGTCGCGGTGGCGACCCGGGACGAGGAGACGCTCGACGCGGTCGGGAACCTCCTGCTGTTCCCGCTACTGTTCCTCTCCTCGGCGTTTCTCCCCGCGTCCTCGCTGCCAGAGTCGGTGCAGGTGGTCGCCACGGTCAATCCGGTCACCTATGGCGTCGACGCGATTCGAGCGCTGGTCCTCGGTCGGGACGTGCTGACAGTCGTCGAGGTGACGGCGTTCGGCGGCGTCTACGACACCCTCGTGCCGGCGCTCGCGGTTCTCTGTGCGCTCGATGTCGTCTTCGGTGCCGTCTCCGTCTGGCTCATGGGCCGTGCGACGGGGTCCGAGGTGGCGTGA
- the psmB gene encoding archaeal proteasome endopeptidase complex subunit beta translates to MYDPENRLTDAYEPEVGNLPNEDGGRDEENVVKTGTTTVGISTENGVIIATDRRASLGGRFVSNKQVQKVEQIHPTAAMTLVGSVGGAQSFIRSLRAEADLYEVRRDEPLSIHALATLAGNFARGGPYFAINPIVGGVDEEGSHVYSVDPAGGVLEDDYTVTGSGTMVATGTIEGQYDPEMSLSEARNLAIRAVNAAAERDTGSGNGVVLAEITDEGVEIDAFDDYESAE, encoded by the coding sequence ATGTACGACCCCGAGAACCGACTGACCGACGCCTACGAACCCGAGGTCGGCAACCTGCCGAACGAGGACGGCGGCCGCGACGAGGAGAACGTCGTCAAGACCGGGACGACGACCGTCGGCATCTCGACGGAGAACGGCGTCATCATCGCGACGGACCGCCGCGCCTCGCTGGGCGGCCGTTTCGTCTCGAACAAGCAGGTCCAGAAGGTCGAGCAGATCCACCCGACGGCCGCGATGACGCTGGTCGGCAGCGTCGGCGGGGCCCAGTCGTTCATCCGCTCGCTGCGCGCCGAGGCCGACCTCTACGAGGTCCGCCGCGACGAACCGCTCTCGATTCACGCGCTGGCGACGCTCGCGGGTAACTTCGCCCGCGGTGGCCCGTACTTCGCCATCAACCCGATCGTCGGCGGCGTCGACGAAGAAGGCAGCCACGTCTACAGCGTCGACCCAGCTGGCGGCGTGCTCGAAGACGACTACACCGTCACCGGCTCCGGGACGATGGTCGCGACGGGGACCATCGAAGGGCAGTACGACCCCGAGATGAGTCTCTCCGAGGCTCGCAATCTGGCGATTCGCGCGGTCAACGCCGCGGCCGAGCGTGACACCGGGTCCGGCAACGGTGTCGTGCTGGCTGAAATCACCGACGAGGGCGTCGAGATCGACGCCTTCGACGACTACGAGTCGGCCGAATAG
- a CDS encoding thiamine-phosphate synthase family protein, with protein MRFIEEIVVDDFLPTFRSLLADALRERGLTQSEVADLLGISQSAVSKYVHGDVARHDDLLAHRGLEELVERLADGLADGDMSSVQALVETEVFIRELEQGGVLAQLHEDAVPELGDYDDEFAVHDPDSQLRSAERTLASVRRGLSVLENTSGFATLIPAVGSNLVQCLPEADSIEDVAAVPGRILDVKGRATIPADPEFGVSEHVASLLLAARAAGSDARAVLNVRYDDGVVTALRDAGRTVVEFDAEESVEPAVAAALADDPGADVLYHTGAMGIEPVVYLLGDDAVSVAETAREIL; from the coding sequence ATGCGGTTCATCGAGGAAATCGTCGTCGACGACTTCCTGCCGACGTTTCGCTCGCTGCTGGCCGACGCCCTCAGAGAGCGCGGGCTGACACAGTCCGAAGTCGCTGACCTGCTGGGCATCAGCCAGAGTGCGGTCTCGAAGTACGTCCACGGCGACGTGGCGCGCCACGACGACCTGCTGGCCCACCGCGGGCTGGAGGAACTGGTCGAGCGACTGGCCGACGGGCTGGCCGACGGCGATATGAGTTCCGTTCAGGCGCTGGTCGAAACGGAAGTGTTCATCCGCGAACTCGAACAGGGCGGCGTCCTCGCGCAGTTACACGAGGACGCGGTCCCAGAGCTGGGCGACTACGACGACGAGTTCGCTGTCCACGACCCGGACTCGCAGCTCCGGTCGGCCGAGCGGACGCTCGCGTCGGTGCGGCGGGGGCTCAGCGTGCTGGAAAACACCAGCGGGTTCGCGACGCTCATCCCGGCGGTCGGGTCGAACCTCGTCCAGTGTCTCCCCGAGGCCGACAGCATCGAGGACGTGGCCGCCGTCCCGGGGCGGATTCTCGACGTGAAAGGACGGGCAACGATTCCGGCGGACCCGGAGTTCGGCGTCAGCGAGCACGTCGCGTCGCTGTTGCTGGCGGCGCGGGCCGCCGGAAGCGACGCCCGCGCAGTGTTGAACGTCCGCTACGACGACGGTGTCGTGACCGCACTTCGAGATGCCGGTCGGACCGTGGTCGAGTTCGACGCCGAGGAGAGCGTCGAGCCGGCCGTTGCGGCCGCGCTGGCTGACGACCCGGGGGCCGACGTGCTCTACCACACCGGCGCGATGGGTATCGAGCCGGTGGTGTACCTGCTCGGGGACGACGCTGTGTCGGTCGCTGAAACGGCGCGCGAAATCCTGTGA